A window from Micromonospora terminaliae encodes these proteins:
- a CDS encoding response regulator transcription factor encodes MRVLLVEDDLRVASALAAALRRRGNLVITATTASEAVEAGPVDLMLLDLNLPDRDGLALCREIRRHNEDIAIIAVTARGDERDRVAGLRAGADDYVVKPFSMAELQARIEAVMRRASRTSRTESELEVGDLRLDLNARRVWLGDREVVLTRKEFALLMALARQAGTVVPRERLLMDVWQTTWGGGHTLDVHVAALRGKLDEAGLVETVRGVGYRLRPA; translated from the coding sequence GTGCGGGTGCTTCTGGTGGAGGACGACCTGCGAGTCGCGTCCGCGCTCGCCGCCGCGCTGCGCCGCCGCGGCAACCTGGTCATCACGGCCACCACCGCGTCGGAGGCGGTCGAGGCGGGGCCCGTGGACCTCATGCTGCTCGACCTCAACCTTCCCGACCGGGACGGCCTCGCGTTGTGCCGGGAGATCCGCCGGCACAACGAGGACATCGCGATCATCGCGGTGACCGCCCGCGGCGACGAGCGGGACCGGGTGGCGGGGCTGCGCGCCGGCGCCGACGACTACGTGGTGAAGCCGTTCTCGATGGCGGAGTTGCAGGCCCGGATCGAGGCGGTGATGCGCCGCGCCTCGCGTACCTCCCGGACCGAGTCGGAGCTGGAGGTCGGCGACCTGCGGCTGGACCTCAACGCCCGGCGGGTCTGGCTCGGCGACCGGGAGGTGGTCCTGACCCGCAAGGAGTTCGCGCTGCTGATGGCGCTGGCCCGGCAGGCCGGGACCGTGGTGCCCCGGGAACGGCTGCTCATGGACGTCTGGCAGACCACCTGGGGCGGCGGCCACACCCTCGACGTCCACGTCGCGGCCCTGCGGGGCAAGCTCGACGAGGCCGGCCTCGTGGAGACCGTACGCGGGGTGGGCTACCGGCTCCGGCCGGCCTGA